The Vigna unguiculata cultivar IT97K-499-35 chromosome 11, ASM411807v1, whole genome shotgun sequence genomic sequence ATTTCTCTTTCagccaaaattttaaagagcTCATTTAATTAGTATgttggctttttttttttttttgtaggatgAGGAGGAAGTTTTGCAAAATAGTAGGTACTTCTTCTTCTACAAGCATATCTATCATCCTTTGATGATcattattataagtatttttatgTTGATTTGGCTTCATAGTTGTCATTTCAATTCCAGGCTCACTTACAGCGATCTATGCCTCAGAATACCGGATTCAAAGTTCAGGCTATGCTTATTAAGAACACTGGCTGTTCTATTTGACCTTATGTGTTCATACCATGAAATTATGGATTTCGAGCTGGAAAGAAAGGTAATTTCTGGTTCCTCTGACGCTCTTAAACGCATATCTTTTTCCATTTATATGCCTTCGCACCTGTGCTTTGTGCATCCAAGTATTCAAGTGATCTTGTTCATCTAATTAAAAGTCACACAGACTACTATTAGGTCAATCatgacttttaattttttattattttcgttGCATTGGTTGGAGAAGTCATTCTTTGTTTTCCACTCAATTGCTTAGGCCctagtttttaatttcttactATCATGAAAGATCTCATTCAACAAGTTAACGAGTAAGTTGGAGAGATACTTTATTTGATTTTGCTGGATGGATTGAGTACATCACCAGTTTGTGATGGAGCGAGTACTCTTCTCACAAACATTTAGTATTTTAATACGTATTCAATCTAGAGGCTGggaaaaatttatattcatgcTTACAGGGTCTGTAGTTGTTGATATGTGCTCTTCAAGCTCATACGTATGATTGATTTAAATTTCAGGACACAGTACGAAATTCAAATAAGTGCAATGAAGAGATTTCCTGCCGTCCAGGCGCTCAGGAAGTTGATTCAGATGTAAGAGCCTGCAACAATTCTTTGTCCAGTTCAGGAGATATATTACATGGTTCATCTTCTAGGGAGGAATCTGTAACAATGAGCTCTCTGACTGAAACTAGTGGTTCACCATACAGTGATTATCATGATCCATTTAAGGAGACTGGAAAGGAGGACAGTGCAACATTAAACATTGAATCCCCTTGGTACCATCTTCGCAAAGAAGCTATAACATTTGTGTCACAGACCCTTCAAAGAGGGCGAAGGAATTTGTGGCATCTCACTGCAAGTCGTGTGTCTGTTTTGCTTTCTTCTGCTGCAGTTTGTACCGCCAGTATTCATCAATTCTTGAAAAATTATGAAGAACTCAGTGTCTTTATTTTGACTGGGGAAGCCTTTTGTGGAATCGAAGCAGTTGAATTTAGGCAGAAGCTAAAGGCTGTGTGTGAAAATTATTTCACAGCTTTTCATCGACAAAATGTGCATGTAAGTACCCTTTAAGGCTTCCCATTTTTCGTGGCTGTTAGAGTCATATAATATTGATTGTGTTTTCTTATGTAGTTCCTTTGAGTCTTGTATGATACGTAAAATGCATTGTCATTTCTTGTGTCCTATCTGTGTATGGTGATGGTGTTCCGGCCATCATTAAGATTAACATTGATGTAAGAATTTTTTTCCATGAATCTTAAATTTATTGACTTGTAAGATTAACATTGATGTCTCATTAATCTTGTAACAGAAGATAATCCGAATCAGAGAAATGTTTTGTATGTTTAGACCCAGAAACATCcactatattatttttgtttcgaGATGTAACCCTGCCAGCTATGTCATTTGTGGTTCTGTTGATTTTCTGCTCTTCTTGAAAGTTGAGATTGCTTTGCTAATGTTGTATGGAAAAGTAAGGATGCTTTAGTTTGCTGAAACTATTGCAAAATGTGGAAGCTAAATAATTCATGACAGGGGAATAAACTAAGTAACtcattgtatattttttttctttgggtCTTCCAAATTTATGGTGCAGAATCGTTTTTTGGGCATGTTGATATGCCAGGCTTTGCATCTGACCAATGTCCGTTTATATATAGTCTTGGATAAATgattaaatgattatttttctcattttaggCACTAAAAATGGTTATGGAGAGAGAGACCTGGCTAAAATTACCTCTAGAAACAGTACAAATGATCAGTTTTGCAGGACTTATTGGTGATGGTGCACCCTTGATTTCTTTATCCAGTGGCAAATCAATTAATGCCGGTGCATTTCATTCCCCTAAATCAGGGAATATGGTTCATACTGGTGCAAGGAAAAATGGGTTTTCTCACTGGATAAAAAGTGGAAACCCTTTCTTGCAAAAATTACCACCTAATGGATTAGTTCATGGTGAATTTGATGATAGAACACCTAGAAAGAACGATTCCAATCACATAAATGGCGCCAGTTCTGTTTCAGAAGATGAAAATGAGGATCTTCTTGCTGACTTTATTGATGAAGACAGCCAACTACCAAGTCGAAGTTCTAAACCCTTTCATTCAAGAACTCTTTCTTCACATGGTAATGATGACGAGAATACAACACAAACTGGATCGTCTCTCTGTCTTTTAAAGTAAGTTGCTTTACAATTTTGCATTAGAAGAATCTGTTACCTTCCACCATCCAGCTTTATTAGTATAATTATCACTATTAATGGATTTAATGAATGTGTTAAAATGTAAGGTCTATGGATAAATATGCAAGGCTTATGCAGAAATTGGAAGTGGTAAATGTTGAGTTCTTTAAGGTTAGTCATTTCTTCCTTAAATGGGCATGCTGTAGATTGCCCACCTTCTCCCTACTTTCTTTAAACGTTACAGAAACAAGCTTcgggttgttttttttttcctctgaATTCTTTTTTCCTGATTCAGTGTATTGATGCAGGGAATATGCCAattgtttgaaatatttttctataatatatatgaaacatTTGGTCAGCAAAACACTGGTTCAAGTGGAAAAAGCTCAACTAACTCTCTTAATTGTAAGTGACAGTGAATTAAATACTAAAAACATCGGTAGCTAAATCCAATTTTTGAGTTGATTAATTATTAGTGATTGAGTTCAATTGTGACATGCAGATCGCTTGAGAACAGCTTTATCTAGAGTAAACCAAGATTGTGAAGAGTGGATTAAGCCTCAATCGTCTTCACCAACATCTTTGACCTCTTCATTTGCACATCCAGAGTTGACACCTACAAACCCGCCCAATGCAAATTTTGGTCATTCCTCGGGGACCTCTTTGGGTCTCACGGtatttatttgaagttttattttgagaaaaacCAATTCTCATGagctttgtattttttttttcacatgacTAGAATTGTGATGCCTTCTACTATGAATTTCTTTCAATGTTTATTAACTACATGGCAttattgattgaattttttctGCTATGATTGTTTAGAGAAGTCCATAACGATGAGGTGGGAATTATTGTTTTCTGAAATTTGGCTTAGAGATAATATGATACTCATGTTTGATTGAGCATATATGTTGATTGGATTCTCTAAATTGAGGGGAATACTCTCTAGAGGACTAAATGTACTAATAGTTATATAGTAAAAAATCAACAATTGAGATTGTgagaagtttaatgagtttgtTATAGATATACTTTCATTTTATTGCAATCCATTACCATAATGTAAATGCACTTTATCTTATAAAGTACATCCCTTCACTTTAGAGGAACTAGAACCTAGGCTTCATGCATCTTGTCCACCACATTAGTACATTTGGCTATCATATGGTAGATAAATAGTGCTAACAATTTCACATGTTGACTTTTATCCTCCTCCATTTGCCTCTCTTAAGAAGtagactttaagtctaactcaaccttacaaaatctGCTTGTAAGGTGAAGTTTGCACCCACTTTTATATTGTTAATTTGTCATATCCCTAATCGATGTGGGATCTCCAACACACCCACTTCACGTCGAGGCATATACATTTTGAGTGTGCGACTAGACAATAGTGGGTGGTCCTGTAGCTCGACAGTGGGTGGCACGATAGACCCAACAAACAATAAATCTTGTTAAGATAAACTTTGGATGACTTTGGTATCATCTTAAGAAGTAAACTTTGAGCCTAACTCTATCTTATATaactgacttgtaaggtgaggtttgcaacTACTTATATACTTTTAATTCCTCTTATCTCATATCTATGTGGAATCTCCAATAACCTCAAGCTGGCTTGTAGGCACAAATGTAGTGGTTTGGGTCATCACTTCAACAAACTAGATGGATGGCGTAGTGTGCAAACAACATACCAAATCCCACAATTTGGGTTGTAGTATGTGGTTCACAGGAAAACCCAATTTCTAAGTATTTCATTCCCTAATTTTTGTGCTTGAGCCATAATCAATTCTTTTTGCCTCTAGGTTTAGATTCATCTCTCTTCCTTTGTGCCCTACCCTTTCTTGAGCATCTATTTCCTAACTTGCAAAGCACACTTCCCTCTCTCTTCACTGTTGTTGTGTGCTTCATCTCTGGTTGTCTTGTTAGGTGGTGGTGATTGTTGTGTGTTGTATTGTTTTTATACTCAAGTTTTTTACTAGATTCTGGTGGGACTTCCTTGGTAGCCAAAATCAACTTTCTTTGTCCTTTTCTTAGTATGGTTGTCGTTCTTCATTGACTTCCTCATTTGGACACAAAAATGTTTGTTTTCATGATGAGTTGAAAGAAGACTTATATACGAATTGCCACCCAATTTTGTAGTCTGAAGCAACTTGCACCCTTTACACCACTCTATTGTTTGAAGCAATCTTTTGCGCATGGGTTGGTTGTTTCACCTCCACCCTACTTAAGTTTTATATGATTCATTGTGAAGTTGAGAACTCAATCTTTAACCTTCATTCTTCATTACTGATTTTGAAAGGATCCTTCATATGAATTCTCATCAGCATAGTCAATTTCAAACTAAGGACCTAGGTTTGCTCAGGTGCTTACCTTGACATTGGAGTTGTCCAATCATCCATTGGCATTGTCATTTCTTAGTGAAAATATGCCTTAAGCATCCTCACTGAATCTGGTATGCTTGATTGTCACCCAGACAACACTGCTATGGATCCTACTGTGAAGCTTCATATAGGTCAGGGTGAGCCACTGAAAGACCCTAGAAGATATCTTTGTCTAGTAGGAAAACTTAATTACCTAAGTGTCACTCGGTTAGACATTACTCTTGAAGTTAGTGTGATAGCCATTGGAAACCTGACATACATATCCTTCGATACCTAAAAAAGTAgggttaactatgttttttATGTCTAAACTATAATGCGATTTTGGTTTTCATCCCTATCTCAAACTTTGGTTCTGTTAGGTTCCCATACCTGAGAAATGCATGGATGCAGTCCTCTTCACGCAATGGTATTAACTGTTTTTTGATGTGACAAACGGCAAATCGCGTTAACCTTTTAAGATGTTAATAGGAGAGGAACTTGTAGACCACATTCAACGTGATTTGCTATTTGTCACATCAAAAATCAGTTAATGTCATTGGGTGAAGATGACTGAATCCATGCATTTCTCAAGTATAAGGACCTAACAAGATCAAAGTTTGAGATATGGATGAAAACCTAAACCTTGTTATAGTTTGAGGACCAAAAACAAAGCTAACCCTTAAAAATACACCAATTTGTGGTTAATATACAATGGCAAAGgtaattacaaaattgtttGTTACTTTGCTCACCATGAAGCAAGAAGTCCGTTTTTGGATATTGTGTTCTCATTGGAGGAAACTTGATCTCCGAGAAGAGCAATAACAGGATCCAATTTCTAGATCTAGTGTTGAGCTATGAAGCACAAATCCTCATATACAAACACAAGAATGACATGGGCATAGGCGCAAggacaacaaaattaaaaatcataagcAATGAGACGTGATACacacataatattataaaaaatattcaaccagacaaaaatttaaataggatcaaatatgagaaataagatttacatatttatatgaaCAATTATTTACCtatatttataagttaaaaaataattaatataaatctaGTGTCAAATAGAAACGAGAAAGCATACAATAAGAAATTTCAtagttattttagaaaaatgagaaaatatattGTTGTTCTTTACTCCTATATTAACACATTAAAAGTCGCTTAAGAGGGAAGATTTTAAAAGTTGTACCTTCTAATAATTTTGTCACAATATAACatgtttaaaattgtatttgaagAAATATCTTACTAacattttctctctctataAACTAAAGATTTTCGTAAAACATTACACAATGAAAAATAGGGTATAAGATTAATTCCCTcttgtgtagaaaatacacatagggtAATATATTTATAGTGAATGATAAAGGAAAATATGGGCTTAACCCAATACACCTAATATTGTAACTAATATAAGATATTGTAACTAATAATATCTTgtaacaatatctaacactccccctcaagttggtgcatataaatattatgtacCAAGCTTGTTACGAAAACAATTCTAGATTCCCGTAAAGAGAGTGAAAATATTTGCCAattgatcacttgagttaacagACTCAGTCTTGATGTCTTCAGACACAATATTTTCTCGAATAAAATGACAATTAATCTCAATGTGCCTGGTCCTTTCatgaaaaacaagattaaaactaatatgAAAAGAAGCCTGACTATCACATATAAGTGTCATTTAAGTGACATCTCCAAATTGCAATTCTTTAAGTAATTGTttaagccaaacaagttcacaagTGGTTGAGGCCATAACTCTATATTATACTCCTGCACAGATCTTGTCACAATAATTTGTTTCTTGCTTTTCCAAGAAATCAAGTTACCTCTAATGGAAACACTATTTGAAAGTAGATCTTTTATCAAAAGATCTTGCCCAGATAGTAACATACAACTCTAGTATGGTTACTGAGACCATGGATGTCAAACTCATGAGTTAACTTGGTAAGTCATGGCTTTCGAGTCAACTCAAAAGCAAACTCGTTTTTCAAGTGAACTCGGTAAAATATGATGGAGACTCGCTTCACTTGGTCAAACTTACTAGTTTGGAATGATTTGGTGAGTTCAATGAGAAAAAAACTTTTAACTAAAAACAAGGTTGTTTGGAGCGCGTTTGTGGAGAAAACTCACTAGGATTAGGGTTTCTGTGTTTTCTGATTCAAATATAGTCTCCCCCTCAACAATTATTCCACTTGAAATCAAACTACTTGATTGTGATTTGGTTCACCTAGCATTTGCCATGGGACAATTCATGCCATTTGCAACATGAAGTAGCTTTTGGGAGTGAGTTAGGCTCACAATCCATATTCTAGGACAGCATCAAAGTTAAAGGTGTCAAAACAGGAATGGTCCAATGGCCTAAGCATGAGAAACATGACCTAAAATGAACTAGACAATTATGTTCGTTTAGCTTGCAAACCATATGGGCTTAGGCTTGTCTGGCCAATATGTTAATGGGTCGGtctgtaataataattatatgtaaaaaaatatatagggtgatataatttatacatgtgataagaaaataatttatacatgtgatataaaaaaaaataaagtaaaacatatatatgtgatataatttatatatatcaaatcacttaatctacaaattaaaattagtttaataatgcttcttaaattttaaaataagtgggtgcaaatattatcttcaagttgattttgtaggattgaattaggtttaaagttcaTTTCTAAACGGGGGCACCCTCAACCTATTAGCAATCATTTTGGGTTGACTTATGTTAAGAACCCTTGTATAACATGAGCTCCACATTGGTATGTGAATCTAGTGTGGTTGTTACCTTGATTTCACTCATTGATAATATGCAGCTAGCATATTATCAATGAAACTTTGCATTCTGTGGTGgcttattaagataattttcttcatttctgtAGTTTGAATTTTGATTCAATGAGGAAGTTGTGTAagatatgtttttgtctttataaatctttttaattgtTTCAGGAAAGATGTGTAGCTGTTGACACTCTATCTCTTGTTGCTCGAATACTGAATAGATCTAAAGCTCATCTCCAATCAATGCTCTTGCAAAGTAATTCAACTATACTTGAGGATTTCTACGTTCATATGGTATGTGGAATCTTAATATTTAACTTAGTGGGTTACACCATTATGGAAATTGATATTGACCGACTCCCCAATGCTTTTTTGACTATTCATTAAAATGATTGTAAAATTTGATGTTGTGGttaaatgaagttgaaatcCTGTTATGTTCCGTTTGTGGGAGGGCTTGGAAAGAAGGTAATGGAAATAGACCAATGTTGTGTTACTAAAAACATGTCACGATAATAGAGTTTCAGTGTAAAACAAATACATTTTTGGAGGGCCTTATTATACTTACACGAAGAGTAAGAAttctttcattttgaaaatgcaTGCATTGGTGGCTTTCTAGTTTAAGAAACTATTCATCATGGTATCGGGAAGAGTGAGGGAGTGGTGAACTCCTATGTCCTTCCCATATCCTAAGCATGTTAGGTTAATCCTCACTAAGGGTATTGTGGTTGCCCCTCTATGCACTTCTTGAAGTTCTGACCCTTTGACATTGTAGAAAACCACCTTTCGTTAAAGCCTTTTTATAAGCATACCTTTATGTATAACATCAAGGTGTTGACTTCTAGTAGATGAATGTTTGGATTTTATATTTAGgatgtatattttttatctgaTAGTTTACTTCTACTTGATTCAGTTGTTCTTAcgtatttttatatgaaaaagatTAAGTATGGATAACAACAATCTAATACGTAAGGATTTCTTTAGGTGGATGCTGTACCAGATCTTACAGAACATGTTCATCGGACTACAGTGAGACTATTGTTGCACATTAATGGGTAAGACAAATGTATTGTAAATAGAAGTCTGCAAGGTTGCTTTGGAAGTGTTGCTATTATATATGACTTTTGTACTTTAAAATTGACATCCCCAATGTGAGGCTTTTGGCTTTTGACAAACCATTGGGAAGGGAAGCTATATTATAccaaattaaattcaatttaattaatattttctactGCAGAGTTGGACCGAAAATTTTCGTGCAGAAAATGAAACATCCAAATATGTCTAGtgatacattttttcttttcttatgtgAGATATATCAATCATTCATCTTTAGGATTCCTATATATTAaaggaaattttttatttaaaaatgttttgctGTAACAATTATTTTGCATGTTGTTTAAAGATCTCAAAACTGTTGTACAATGAAAGGATTGTATCTGGTGACAGTTGTGCTTTGGAATTTatcctaaaatattatttttatgcttCTGTTTATTTGTCGGCCCCCAAGTCTTTTATTAAGTTGTGGAAGAAAAAATTCAACCTAATTTTGAATGTTTTCATATTGCGAGATCATTGTAgctagtttaaattttattgttcttttaatttttatacattctTTTGCAGATATGTTGATCGTGTTGCCAATTGTAAATGGGAATTAAAAGAGCTTGGCATGGAGCATAATGggtttgtattttttgaatCGTCTTTATATTTGAATTCCATGTCCTTTTTTTCCTCTTGGTATATTACTTGTAGTTACTATTTTATATCAAAGGTAAACAACTATTGCACACAGGAGTTAATGTACgtgtaaaaatttatttggaCTATTGGGATCTTGTTTTAATGAAGTTCTTGAGTAtgaacattttctttttgttcctTGTCAAGATATCTTCAATTTATAACTCTACCAATGGTACTGGATGTGCGGAAAGGTGATTTCATCTCATAAAAGTCTTTGGTATTTGAGTCCTAAGGAAAACTAGTTTTACTTCTGCAATTGATTCTGTTGGAGttattgaaatgaaaccatATTCGAGTGCTAGGAGATGTTTCTGTGGAAGGCCACAGAGCAGGAGTGTATGACATGGAAAGCCTGAGAACCTGAGCCAGGGGTCACAGCAGATCCCCTATAATTATAGGTTTGCATCAAACTATGTGGTAGTGCCACATTGCATTTTTTGCAGTTGATATAGTTCCTAGTTGGAGAGTGTTGAGAATAAATAAATGACAAATTACAGGTATGGAGACAAGCTTTGGAAGCTCATGACTTTTAGTAGGTGTGCAACTTGGAGACCTTACCTTCACATGTCACAAGCTTAAGCATCTTTCTTGGGTCCATCAGTGACAAGATGAAGGAATTGAGAGTGATGTGGAAAATCAAAGGATTTAAGTGGAGTGGGTAAATGGATGAGTTTTACAGTTAAGATATAAGGAGAATGGGAGTTTAGAACAATAGTTAGTTAACTAGAGGAACTAGCAGATAGAAACAGGGGAATAAGCATAGATTCAGATTTCTTGTCATTTGTAAATTGAGTGTTAGCTCGTTGTGAATGAGAAACCCTTGAAGGTGAGATTTTTCTCTTATTCCATGTTCTTTTCACtctattcaataaaatttttctcttctttcccATTCCCATTTCCGTCAGTGACAAAAAGGTAATGTTCAAGCTTAAGGAGAAAATTTACTGTATAGATATAAAATTTGCAATATTATATCAAACTGAATGTTGGgagatgaaatttaaaaaagtaataatgtCAATGTGATGGAGAGAATCCTATGTTGAATGAGATGGTGTGCTAGACATGCTATCAATAGTAATGAATGCATTTGAGAATAGTTGAGGTAGCACcgaatttgtaaaaaaatggtAGGATGTTGGCATTGTTTGTGCTTTTGTGGAGAAATAAATCAAATCGAGGGTAGACCTATAATTGAGGGGAtagaaagagataaaaaaggTAAAACCATTAAGATTAAGAGTTCAATGAATAGTTTATAGACATGATTAAAATGGAACATTATGGCATCACTTCTTTTAGAATTTGGGTTAGGGTCTATCCTAACTCCACAAAACCAACTTTTGAGATGAGGATTGTCCTACACTTGTGTACCTTAATTTAGACATATTTCTAATCAATGTAGAACCTCCAACAATCTTATCTATGCGGATGGTCCCTCCCACTTATTAGGAAAAGGCTAGGTTGTTGTTGCAAGTGTTATTTAGCTGCAAATATTGTTTCTAATTTTGCTAGAATATTATTCTTGGAATTATGGTGCATCATTTCTGCACTCCTGACTTGTAGATTGTAATGATAGATATGTTGATTTGTTGCTGGGGGAGTTTAAGCACTATAAAACAAGACTTGCTCATGGAGGAATTCGTAAAGAGGTATTGTTGTTATTCATTATCTTCAGAGACAGTTATCAAGTGCACTGAAATCAGCTTACTAAATGAATAAAGGCTTGTATTTGAAATGTCCACTTTAATAAAACATAGAAAAGTAATTCCTTGTGTTTAAACATTAGTTTGTATCCACAAAATTTGCATCTGTATGTGTAGATTCAAGGCCTATTATTGGATTATGGGCTTGAAATTGTGGCAGAAACTCTTGTTGAAGGACTTTCAAGGGTGAAGAGATGCAGTGATGAAGGACGAGCTCTTATGTCATTAGATCTTCAGGTTATTCCTTAAATATTTGATCAATTTTAAGTCCTTTCAATGTTTGTTTGGATTTTTATTTACTGTAgaagattattattatattaagtagttatgcaaaatataatttaatcttaataaactattaaattatgtaatgacATATTTTGCCACTGTTTAAATTACTTTTCCATGTTCTGGTTTCAAcggaattttattttcaaacctTACTAGCAATTTAATCTTATTGTGTCAAATTTATATGCGACTAATTCTTTTTCTAAAGTAGAGTTGCAGACAATGATCTATAAATTGATCAACCTTCTTACCCTGTCATTCATTctgttttagtttttatatgCTGGGTTTGAATTTGTTTCTTTTGACAATTCAGGTTTTGATTAATGGATTACAGCATTTTGTGTCAGTGAATGTGAAGCCCAAGCTTCAAATGGTCGAAACTTTCATCAAGGTAACAACGAAGGAAATGGAAACACATTCCCACTATTTTGTTGCATATATACAGATGAATTTTTCCACATTGCAGAATTAGTTGGATTTTGTTGCCTATCTGTTGTACAAATAAGTTGGGATCTCACATGTTTGAATATATGTGATATGCATTTATTACTAATACACGTCTTGGACTTTTAAACCAGGCTTACTACCTTCCCGAGACAGAATATGTGCACTGGGCTCGAGCACACCCAGTAAGCATATCCCCCTTCCGCAGCATTGTTTCATATCTTGATTGCCTTGAGGTTTTAACTAAGCATTCCAACTCTTGCAGGAATACAGTAAAAGCCAGATTATCGGACTGATCAATCTTGTTTCCACTATGAAAGGTTGGAAGAGGAAAACCAGGTTGGATATACTGGAAAAGATTGAATGAGTGGCTGTCTTTTATCGTGCAAGTCAGGCATATAGAATCTTCTGCTCCTTTTCCCCTTTGTCTTTCATTTTTGGCAGAGCTCCGTATAAAGGTATTGCATATTGCTTGGCATTTGATCCCCTATTAATTATGGAGTATTTTCCAAATCTGTGCTTTGGTGTCTTGTAGATAGTCCTCTGGTAATAAGCTGTAATTGTActataattttacttaaatatatatatagaatttattttttttcctttctgttTACTGGGGTAACTAATCACTACCCTGTAGATTATCCGCATCCTCTTCTATCTATCAGAGGCGCACAAATTCCTATTTTAGTTGAACGTGATGTGAGTAAATTGTCATACAAAATTTTTGCATCTatcattttctttctaattattcataaattttaacctGATTAATGCCTATGAAGATTGAAGAGTGATGTACTAATGTTGAAACACATGAGAGAATCCATTCTTCGTCTTTTTTACATTCTGGACCTCATTATATTTTTTGGGTCAGTAGTATAAACTTCAGTTACCAGAAAATGAAGTAATGTCCATTTAATTGTTGGTTTCTACCATATTTATCCGGTCTTTACCTGTGATGAACTATTTCAAGTTAGGATGTGGATGTTAGATTTGCAAGAATGGCCAAATACAGGACAAGACGCTAGAGAACAGGAGACTGACTAGATAGAGAGAAAGTTAGGGAAGACAAcaactcgttttttttttcccattttatgtgcatttttatttctgtttttgatTCTGCTAAGTAAAGTTGTTACAAAACTACTGCCGAAAGTGGTCTCTTTCGTAACAAATTTGCGGCTATTAATTTTAATC encodes the following:
- the LOC114168269 gene encoding syndetin isoform X2 → MNLVRELEKDLRIANVICMNGRRHLTSSMNEVSRDLIVNSYSKKKQALVDMLPTLIELQRALNMQSTLESLAEEGNYWKAFQVLSEYLQLLDSLSELSAIQEMSRGVEVWLGRTLQKLDALLLGVCQEFKEDGYITVIDAYALIGDTAGLAEKIQSFFMQEVISETHSVLKAIMHEDEEEVLQNSRLTYSDLCLRIPDSKFRLCLLRTLAVLFDLMCSYHEIMDFELERKDTVRNSNKCNEEISCRPGAQEVDSDVRACNNSLSSSGDILHGSSSREESVTMSSLTETSGSPYSDYHDPFKETGKEDSATLNIESPWYHLRKEAITFVSQTLQRGRRNLWHLTASRVSVLLSSAAVCTASIHQFLKNYEELSVFILTGEAFCGIEAVEFRQKLKAVCENYFTAFHRQNVHALKMVMERETWLKLPLETVQMISFAGLIGDGAPLISLSSGKSINAGAFHSPKSGNMVHTGARKNGFSHWIKSGNPFLQKLPPNGLVHGEFDDRTPRKNDSNHINGASSVSEDENEDLLADFIDEDSQLPSRSSKPFHSRTLSSHGNDDENTTQTGSSLCLLKSMDKYARLMQKLEVVNVEFFKGICQLFEIFFYNIYETFGQQNTGSSGKSSTNSLNYRLRTALSRVNQDCEEWIKPQSSSPTSLTSSFAHPELTPTNPPNANFGHSSGTSLGLTERCVAVDTLSLVARILNRSKAHLQSMLLQSNSTILEDFYVHMVDAVPDLTEHVHRTTVRLLLHINGYVDRVANCKWELKELGMEHNGYVDLLLGEFKHYKTRLAHGGIRKEIQGLLLDYGLEIVAETLVEGLSRVKRCSDEGRALMSLDLQVLINGLQHFVSVNVKPKLQMVETFIKAYYLPETEYVHWARAHPEYSKSQIIGLINLVSTMKGWKRKTRLDILEKIE
- the LOC114168269 gene encoding syndetin isoform X1, giving the protein MQPNLFPFGSVLGNPFIFNGDLSEGGIESSRVFFLLPFFLLSQGGAMDLSKVGEKFLSSVRSARSIGLLPPVPDRPEVPARASAAAAVARALAGLPPHQRYSFSSSSEELSSIYGSRPQGPVVEDLEDEFYEEDFDPIKHILERVPADENELTYFEKQAALRLVQLDRVAEHLSRHVMEHHEVMVKGMNLVRELEKDLRIANVICMNGRRHLTSSMNEVSRDLIVNSYSKKKQALVDMLPTLIELQRALNMQSTLESLAEEGNYWKAFQVLSEYLQLLDSLSELSAIQEMSRGVEVWLGRTLQKLDALLLGVCQEFKEDGYITVIDAYALIGDTAGLAEKIQSFFMQEVISETHSVLKAIMHEDEEEVLQNSRLTYSDLCLRIPDSKFRLCLLRTLAVLFDLMCSYHEIMDFELERKDTVRNSNKCNEEISCRPGAQEVDSDVRACNNSLSSSGDILHGSSSREESVTMSSLTETSGSPYSDYHDPFKETGKEDSATLNIESPWYHLRKEAITFVSQTLQRGRRNLWHLTASRVSVLLSSAAVCTASIHQFLKNYEELSVFILTGEAFCGIEAVEFRQKLKAVCENYFTAFHRQNVHALKMVMERETWLKLPLETVQMISFAGLIGDGAPLISLSSGKSINAGAFHSPKSGNMVHTGARKNGFSHWIKSGNPFLQKLPPNGLVHGEFDDRTPRKNDSNHINGASSVSEDENEDLLADFIDEDSQLPSRSSKPFHSRTLSSHGNDDENTTQTGSSLCLLKSMDKYARLMQKLEVVNVEFFKGICQLFEIFFYNIYETFGQQNTGSSGKSSTNSLNYRLRTALSRVNQDCEEWIKPQSSSPTSLTSSFAHPELTPTNPPNANFGHSSGTSLGLTERCVAVDTLSLVARILNRSKAHLQSMLLQSNSTILEDFYVHMVDAVPDLTEHVHRTTVRLLLHINGYVDRVANCKWELKELGMEHNGYVDLLLGEFKHYKTRLAHGGIRKEIQGLLLDYGLEIVAETLVEGLSRVKRCSDEGRALMSLDLQVLINGLQHFVSVNVKPKLQMVETFIKAYYLPETEYVHWARAHPEYSKSQIIGLINLVSTMKGWKRKTRLDILEKIE